The following coding sequences lie in one Gadus morhua chromosome 20, gadMor3.0, whole genome shotgun sequence genomic window:
- the LOC115533340 gene encoding histamine N-methyltransferase gives MSSTETSEAGYAGSYLQRFQNYLKVSGEQAAVCSCVTKVLPEESKRIGSGKSQLEVLGLGSGGGEIDVHILKTLQSVLPSLPISAEVVEPSADLTKNFQDLLAKTPSLTDVPFEWHTMTTVAYEKKVTAKKDNKKFDLIHMIQMLYYVDDYAATLKFFHSLLKTNGRILIIHEAANGGWDILWKTYRKTLCTNSISDYLSAGDVKVHLDNLGLKYEEFVVPHAYDITDCFDLNSQPGELMLDFMTEQEHFHRSLTPEIRKGILDLLRSKCSTEKEGKVMFNSNLSCLLVHA, from the exons ATGAGCTCCACAGAAACCTCGGAGGCCGGCTATGCAGGGAGCTACCTGCAGCGCTTCCAGAACTACCTGAAGGTCTCTGGAGAGCAGGCGGCCGTGTGCAGCTGTGTGACCAAAGTGCTGCCGGAGGAATCCAAAAG AATCGGCTCTGGTAAAAGTCAGCTGGAAGTCCTTGGGCTTGGCAGCGGGGGAG GGGAGATCGATGTCCACATCCTGAAGACACTACAGTCGGTGctcccctctcttcccatcAGCGCTGAGGTGGTTGAACCCAGTGCTGATCTCACCAAGAACTTCCAAG ATCTATTGGCGAAGACTCCAAGTCTCACGGACGTCCCTTTTGAGTGGCATACCATGACCACTGTAGCGTACGAGAAGAAAGTCACCGCGAAGAAGGACAACAAGAAATTTGACCTCATACACATGATTCAG ATGCTGTATTATGTGGACGACTACGCCGCCACCCTGAAGTTCTTCCACAGCCTGCTGAAGACCAACGGCAGGATTCTGATTATTCACGAAGCAG CCAACGGTGGGTGGGACATCCTGTGGAAGACCTACCGGAAGACCCTCTGCACCAATAGCATCTCCGACTACCTCTCCGCCGGGGACGTCAAAGTGCACCTCGACAACTTGGGCCTCAAGTATGAAGAGTTTGTCGTGCCCCACGCCTATGACATCACAGACTGTTTCGACCTGAATAGTCAGCCGGGGGAACTCATGCTAGACTTCATGACGGAGCAAGAGCATTTTCACCGGTCCCTCACCCCGGAGATACGGAAAGGCATTCTGGACCTGCTCAGGAGCAAGTGCAGCACTGAGAAGGAGGGCAAGGTGATGTTTAACAGCAACTTGAGCTGCCTACTAGTGCACGCCTGA